The following proteins are encoded in a genomic region of Triticum dicoccoides isolate Atlit2015 ecotype Zavitan chromosome 1B, WEW_v2.0, whole genome shotgun sequence:
- the LOC119314176 gene encoding uncharacterized protein LOC119314176, giving the protein MGELMRLQASKFTHAMKEEHRAELVQLKKEQLYEVIALVDADSKTSLRDKSLLKDLSTQIEPRPHDPQWRKITRSKKVTKWTALAGILAINALGYCALPSGPEIVKYDGYLVTVESLPLIRQYQHAAERARKQDGYQHVATSVGLDKQEEM; this is encoded by the exons ATGGGGGAGCTGATGCGTTTGCAGGCTTCCAAATTCACCCACGCCAtgaaggaggaacaccgtgcggagcTAGTCCAGCTGAAGAAGGAGCAATTGTACGAAGTCATTGCCCTTGTCGACGCCGATTCTAAAACCTCCTTGCGGGACAAGAGTCTGCTCAAGGACCTCTCTACCCAAATCGAGCCTAGACCACATGACCCTCAATG GCGGAAGATAACCAGGAGCAAGAAGGTGACCAAGTGGACTGCTTTGGCGGGTATTCTTGCTATTAATGCTCTCGGTTATTGTGCCCTGCCTTCCGGTCCTGAAATAGTGAAGTATGACGGATATCTTGTAACCGTGGAGAGTCTTCCCTTGATACGACAATATCAGCACGCTGCTGAGAGAGCGCGTAAGCAAGATGGATATCAGCATGTTGCTACTTCTGTGGGACTGGACAAGCAAGAGGAGATGTGA
- the LOC119314192 gene encoding uncharacterized protein LOC119314192 — translation MAASLGAAGRWIMRLPLEGIRHAQQIDRSSRLWKQHCGSEYGASVIRQYKEHLYDLIAGGHPDSATFLRNRSLLKDLSTQIEPRPHDPLWRKLKRNKKVARHAAWTGIVLIYALGYRALASGPEIVEYEGYLVTAESLAMIQGYQQAAERVHKQDGYQPIATAE, via the exons ATGGCGGCTTccctcggcgcggcggggaggtggATCATGCGTCTTCCACTGGAGGGGATTCGCCACGCCCAGCAG ATTGACAGATCCAGCCGTCTTTGGAAGCAACACTGTGGCTCAGAGTACGGTGCGTCGGTTATCCGGCAGTACAAGGAGCACCTCTACGATCTCATCGCCGGCGGCCACCCCGACTCCGCGACCTTCTTGCGGAACCGGAGTCTGCTCAAGGATCTCTCTACACAAATCGAGCCTAGACCACATGACCCTCTATG GcgcaagttaaaaagaaacaagaagGTGGCTCGTCATGCTGCGTGGACGGGTATTGTTCTTATTTATGCGCTCGGTTATCGTGCCTTGGCTTCCGGTCCTGAAATAGTAGAGTATGAAGGATATCTTGTTACTGCCGAGAGTCTAGCCATGATACAAGGATATCAGCAGGCTGCTGAGAGAGTGCACAAGCAAGATGGATACCAGCCTATTGCTACTGCTGAATAG